The Desulfoscipio gibsoniae DSM 7213 genome contains a region encoding:
- a CDS encoding AMP-binding protein yields the protein MSQTHNMVDYDKTYAEFKWEVPEYYNFARDVLDKWAEDPEKLAIWWVDDNDHEVKKTFAELCQRSRQLCNVLAGQGVKQGDVVVVIMPRLIEWWEINIACLRMGAVISPGTTQLTPKDLKYRFDSAEAVCIITDTDSAPKVDEVRSDCPTVKSFILVGDKREGWTNYEDAVSSASDQFETVNTHSNDNAILYFTSGTTGYPKMTVHTHTSYPIGHMVTGKYWLDLGPDDLHWNLSDTGWAKAAWSSLFGPWSCGAALFVHHTYRFDVQKTLTNLEKYPVTTMCGPPTAYRMFVLEDLSKYSFKSLRHVVAAGEPLNPEIIETWEEHTGLKIRDGYGQTESVCMVGSFPCLEVRAGSMGKPSPGFVVEVIGDDGNIVPRGKEGDIAVKVKPVRPVGLFKEYWKNPDKTASSYRDDWYITGDRAIKDEDGYLWFVGRADDVILASGYRIGPFEVESALIEHPAVAESAVVSSPDEVRGEVVKAFIILAPGYNASDDLVKELQDYVKKVTAPYKYPRKIEFVDSLPKTISGKIRRIELREREWVAFKK from the coding sequence ATGAGCCAGACACATAATATGGTGGACTATGACAAAACCTATGCAGAGTTTAAATGGGAAGTTCCGGAATATTATAATTTTGCCAGGGACGTACTTGATAAGTGGGCCGAAGACCCGGAAAAATTGGCTATTTGGTGGGTGGACGATAATGATCACGAAGTAAAGAAAACTTTTGCGGAGCTGTGTCAGAGATCCCGTCAACTATGTAATGTTCTGGCCGGCCAGGGTGTTAAACAGGGCGATGTGGTTGTAGTAATCATGCCCAGATTAATTGAATGGTGGGAAATAAATATTGCTTGTTTGCGGATGGGTGCCGTGATCAGCCCAGGTACCACCCAGTTAACCCCCAAAGATTTGAAATATCGGTTTGATTCAGCTGAGGCTGTTTGTATAATCACCGATACTGATAGCGCACCAAAAGTTGATGAAGTGCGCAGCGATTGCCCCACTGTTAAAAGTTTTATTTTAGTTGGGGACAAGAGAGAGGGCTGGACCAACTATGAAGATGCTGTAAGCAGTGCTTCAGACCAGTTTGAAACAGTAAATACTCACAGTAATGATAATGCCATTTTATACTTCACCTCCGGAACCACTGGATATCCCAAAATGACTGTGCATACACATACCAGTTATCCAATTGGTCATATGGTGACAGGAAAATATTGGTTGGATTTAGGGCCTGATGATTTGCACTGGAACCTATCCGATACTGGTTGGGCCAAGGCGGCATGGAGTAGTTTATTTGGACCTTGGAGTTGCGGTGCGGCATTATTTGTGCACCATACTTATAGATTTGACGTGCAAAAAACCTTAACCAATTTGGAAAAATATCCTGTTACCACCATGTGTGGACCACCTACAGCTTATCGGATGTTTGTGCTGGAGGACTTATCAAAATATAGTTTCAAATCATTGCGCCATGTGGTAGCAGCTGGGGAGCCGCTAAACCCGGAAATTATCGAAACTTGGGAAGAGCACACAGGCCTGAAAATCAGAGATGGTTATGGACAAACCGAAAGCGTGTGTATGGTGGGTTCCTTCCCCTGCCTAGAAGTGCGGGCTGGTTCGATGGGCAAGCCCAGCCCTGGTTTTGTAGTTGAGGTCATCGGTGATGATGGAAATATTGTCCCCCGCGGTAAAGAAGGTGATATTGCAGTTAAAGTCAAACCTGTAAGACCGGTGGGCTTGTTTAAAGAATATTGGAAAAACCCGGATAAGACAGCATCATCCTACCGGGATGATTGGTATATCACCGGTGACCGCGCCATTAAGGATGAGGACGGATACCTTTGGTTTGTCGGCCGGGCCGATGACGTTATCCTAGCCTCCGGTTACCGGATCGGTCCTTTCGAAGTGGAAAGTGCCCTTATTGAGCACCCGGCGGTTGCTGAGTCCGCAGTGGTATCTAGCCCCGACGAAGTGAGAGGTGAAGTAGTTAAAGCATTCATAATTCTTGCCCCCGGATACAATGCCTCAGACGATTTGGTCAAAGAATTACAGGACTATGTTAAAAAGGTCACTGCGCCTTATAAATACCCGCGGAAAATTGAGTTTGTTGACAGCTTGCCCAAGACAATCAGCGGTAAGATCAGGCGTATTGAATTGCGTGAAAGAGAATGGGTTGCCTTTAAAAAATAA
- a CDS encoding AMP-binding protein has translation MNVPQFEIGKITIGQLVDLMAAELGDNLALAYHERDIKYSYRKFRDICIQVAKGLMALGIEKGEHVSIWANNVQEWVLTQFGSAKIGAVLVTVNTSYRVFELEYLLKQSDSTTIILVNGVKQPNEYLNIMYELCPELNSCAPGQLKCARLPKLKNVIYIGEEKMPGMYNWADLYELGKQIADEEFVNRESSLHPDEVINMQYTSGTTGFPKGVMLTHTNIIGNAFSQAECLNFTPDDCLCIPVPFFHCFGCVMGTMLCVVSGAAMAPVESFNAKNVLETVERNSCTALHGVPTMFIAELEEMEKNKYNTNALRTGIMAGSPCPIEVMKSVVNKMGASEICITYGQTEASPGITMTRATDPIQLRVSTVGRALPNVEVKIVDPETGEELLPGMQGELCTRGYHVMKGYYKMPEATAQTVDREAWLHTGDLAVMDENGYCKITGRLKDMIIRGGENIYPREIEEFLYTNPKIKDVQVVGVPSERYGEEVVAFVQLKPGEIAEEAEIKEFCNGKIARHKIPAFILFIGEYPSTASGKIQKYKLREMVTKVLGREEDAKIETA, from the coding sequence ATGAACGTACCCCAGTTTGAAATTGGTAAAATTACCATTGGGCAGCTGGTTGATTTAATGGCTGCTGAGCTTGGAGATAATCTTGCTTTGGCATATCACGAACGTGATATTAAATATAGCTACCGGAAGTTCAGAGATATCTGCATCCAAGTGGCTAAAGGTCTGATGGCTTTGGGTATTGAGAAGGGGGAACATGTATCAATATGGGCCAATAATGTGCAGGAATGGGTGTTGACCCAATTTGGCAGCGCTAAAATAGGTGCTGTTTTGGTTACCGTTAATACTAGTTATCGTGTCTTTGAATTGGAATACTTATTAAAACAATCCGATTCAACCACTATTATTCTTGTTAATGGTGTAAAACAGCCTAATGAGTACTTGAACATTATGTATGAATTATGCCCAGAGCTGAATTCTTGTGCGCCCGGACAGTTAAAGTGTGCCCGGTTACCCAAACTAAAAAATGTTATATATATCGGTGAGGAAAAAATGCCTGGCATGTATAATTGGGCTGACCTTTATGAATTAGGCAAGCAAATTGCTGATGAGGAGTTTGTGAACCGGGAGTCCTCTTTGCATCCTGACGAAGTAATCAATATGCAATACACCTCGGGTACTACAGGCTTTCCAAAAGGTGTAATGCTTACTCACACAAATATCATCGGCAATGCCTTTAGTCAGGCGGAATGCCTTAATTTTACACCGGATGATTGTTTGTGCATTCCGGTACCTTTTTTCCATTGCTTTGGTTGTGTCATGGGTACGATGCTCTGTGTGGTTTCCGGTGCTGCCATGGCACCGGTAGAGTCCTTTAATGCTAAAAATGTGCTTGAAACTGTTGAGCGGAATAGTTGTACGGCATTGCACGGCGTTCCCACTATGTTTATAGCCGAATTGGAAGAGATGGAAAAAAACAAGTATAATACAAACGCATTACGTACCGGTATAATGGCTGGTTCTCCATGTCCAATAGAAGTTATGAAGTCTGTGGTTAATAAAATGGGGGCCAGCGAAATATGCATAACTTATGGACAAACAGAGGCTTCTCCCGGCATTACTATGACCAGGGCCACAGACCCTATACAACTCCGGGTTAGTACGGTGGGTAGGGCATTACCCAATGTGGAAGTTAAGATTGTTGACCCGGAAACCGGTGAAGAACTATTACCAGGGATGCAGGGTGAGCTTTGTACCAGAGGTTATCACGTCATGAAAGGTTATTATAAAATGCCCGAGGCCACCGCACAGACCGTGGACAGAGAAGCCTGGTTGCATACCGGTGATCTGGCTGTGATGGACGAAAACGGTTACTGCAAAATAACAGGCAGGTTAAAAGATATGATTATTCGTGGTGGAGAAAATATTTACCCGCGGGAAATTGAAGAGTTTTTATATACCAACCCCAAAATTAAGGATGTCCAGGTTGTAGGAGTGCCTAGCGAAAGATATGGTGAAGAGGTGGTGGCGTTTGTACAGTTAAAACCTGGTGAAATAGCTGAAGAAGCCGAAATTAAAGAGTTTTGTAATGGCAAAATTGCCCGTCATAAAATACCCGCATTTATTCTGTTTATAGGTGAATATCCTTCAACGGCCAGTGGCAAGATCCAAAAATACAAGTTGCGGGAAATGGTAACTAAAGTTTTGGGCAGGGAAGAGGACGCAAAAATTGAAACGGCCTAA